The Naumovozyma castellii chromosome 2, complete genome sequence GATAATGCCTCTTTCAATACTACGATAAATCACCATAACGGGTATGGACTCGATGGGATTAGAAATTCGTCTAGAAGAAGTACTTTGAATGCAAACCCCGGGTTAGAATCTCAGCAAAGAAGTATGACAAGAAAGCATAGTAGGATAAGTAGTGTTGGGAGTACTGGATCTACTGTGAGAAAGCAACTGTCATTGTCATCCATGCAGGACCCCAGATCGCCGACACCCATGAGGTTAAATGAACATAATAACGATGAACTAAACGAAAACCTGTTTGCTCATATAACTTCACACAATGAAGCTGATGAGATGGATATTGATCCGCCGTCTTCTGCAGTCAGGAGAACAAGACGTTCCATTGATACAGATATTACGCCAaatgaatatgaaattaaacTTGAAAAGCAGCGAAGAGAAATATCGCAATACAAGAAACTGCTGGATGATCAAAGGATTGTGCtagaagaaattcaacCAACCATTGACAGTTATGAGAATAGTTTAcatgaattggaattgcAAGTTCAAAAGTTGAATGAACAATTGCAATATGAGAGAGATCAACAAAATAAGcagaaacaatattttgagACTGAGCATGAGCAATTATTGGCCGTTGTGGAGCAGCTGCATGAAGagattcaagaaaatgagAAACGATTCACTCAACCCAACACTAATTCATCTACAGTGGACGTTGCCTCCATTACGAGTGAATTAGAGAAATTGAAGGCCTACAAAGAGGAAACTGATTCAGCAAAAGTGAAGTGGGATAAGGAAAGAGAACAACTGAAGATGCATAATCAATCCTTGAGTAAAGAACTGATGCAATTAATGATGAGTGACGATGGCAGTgctaatgataataatgataagaGTGGGAAAGAGAGTAAAGAGGAAGCTGAACGGCTACGAAGGGAAGTTGAcagtttgaagaaacaattaaaagAGGTTACTCGGCACCAAGACACGACGTTACAGTCGAACGATAACACTCCTAAAGAGAAGGAACTAACTGCTCCAACAATAGAGTCACTACCCGTATATAAACCCCCCGCAAAGATAGATGCCTCCGCCGGCAGAGAACTTTGGTGTGTGCTCTGTGAGAGAGATGGTCATGAGAGCATAGATTGTCCGTTCGAACTACCGCCGCCAGCACCTGAGGACACAGCATCGAATGGCATGAACATGAAGGAACCAGTTTATTTCTAGGGGGTGTTTCCTTCTTCCATTTTGTAGATACTTACGTACGTACATCTATACAACAATTGCACAATGCAACTCCGCATACCAGTGGACAGCCACTGTAGCCCACGATTGCCCCCAGGCAGACGTTAGTCACCCCAGATAAGAGATCCGACTTCGTAATAGACGGATCCCAGAGTAAAGCTTTGctatattcattaaacGATATATATTGATTTGACTCGGGCTGACTCGCGTGGTGCCCAGTTGAGCACGCAGTTTGAGTCACACAGCTCTCTGTCGATAAATTAGGTATCCTTCCTGTTATGTTGATCACCTGTCCTCTGGTCTCGAATGACACATACCGTCGCTTGGATATTTGCTTACACCCTTTTGTGACCCTTTTGTGCGTCTTATATAATAGTATCCCTTCTTCCCCGTCGAGAATATCTGCCGTTTCGTTCACCGAATTTCTGTAATAGATCACCAACACACATCTCAATCAAGCAACTAAAGATTATGGGTCTCTCATTTATCCCTCTATTCGGTGCTAATGCCACTGAAACCATAGCCCAAAAACCATTCGTGGCCTTGACCGGTCAGGCACTAGTGGATGCCGACGAATTGTCCAAACAAGATATTCTTTCCTTcattaaatcatttaaCACAACTTTCAACTCGATATCACTTAAAATCAATGATTCCACCAAATTCACAAACGAAGATTTGATCGAACTCTTAAATAATGGTATCACTGCCTTATTTATCATAGATAACAATACGTATGCCTCCGAAGTGGGCAATTCCATCAATATCTCCAAGGAGAGATTGATCACTTCCACCTCACTAAAGATCATCCCAGCTTCTCAATTGACCGCTGAAACCTTCTACAACGAATTACTTTCTCAATTGAAGACTGATCGTAAGGATGATCTGTATACCACCTTGGTTGTCGACACCAACGAGCGTTCCTTGGGTCTGGTTTACTCCTCCAAGGAATCCATCAAATTGGCCATCGAGAAGTCACAAGGTGTCTACTATTCTCGTTCACGCAAGGGTATCTGGATCAAGGGTGAAACGTCAGGAAACAGACAGATCTTGAAACAAATTTCCATAGATTGTGACGGCGATGCCTTGCAATTCGTAGTGGAACAAGTTAATGATGCCTTCTGTCACTTAAATACGAATACTTGCTTTGGAGACTATCAGTATGGTCTCTTGGAATTGCAAAAAGTATTGTCTCAAAGATTGGTGGATGCGGAAGTTGGGTCATACACTAAGAGATTattcaatgatgatgaattattaaacgCTAAGATCAAGgaagaagctgaagaaTTGACTGAGGCCCAAACCAAGGATGAAGTCGCTTGGGAAGCTGCAGATTTATTTTACTTCGCAATGACTAAATTGGTGTCTAAGGGTGTCACTTTGAAAGATGTGGAAACTaacttgaaattgaaacatttgaaaGTCACCAGAAGGAAAGGTGACGCTAAGGAGAAGTTCTTACCAAAGAAACAGGCTGAAACTGAAACttcaaagaaggaaatCGATCCATCCGCGccaatttatttgaatgtCGTCAAGAGCACCGATAAGGAAGGTGTCATTAAGGCAGTGACAAGACCAATTCAAAAGACTGATGATATTATGCACTTGGTTAAcccaattattgaaaatgtgAAGAATAAGGGTGACTCAGctttaattgaatatacCGCGAAATTTGATGGTGTCCATTTGACAACTCCAGTCTTGGAAGCTCCATTCccagaagaatatttggaagGATTAACTGAAGAAATGAAACAAGCTTTAGATTTATCCATTGAAAACGTTAGAAAATTCCATGCTGCTCAATTACAGTTAGAACCATTAGTCGTAGAAACCCAACCTGGTGTCATATGTTCCAGATTCCCAAGaccaattgaaaaagttgGTCTATATATTCCAGGTGGTACCGCTGTCTTACCAAGTACTGCTTTAATGTTAGGTGTCCCAGCTCAAGTAGCTGAATGTAAAGAAATTGTCTTCGCTTCTCCGCCACGTAAGTCTGATGGTAGAGTTTCTCCAGAAGTTGTTTATGTCGCCATTAAATGTGGTGCCTCTAAGATCGTCCTTGCTGGTGGTGCTCAGGCAGTCGCAGCCATGGCTTATGGTACAGAAAGTGTCCCAAAGGTGGATAAAATCTTGGGACCTGGTAACCAATTCGTTACTGCAGCTAAGATGTATGTTCAAAATGACACTCAAGCTCTATGTTCTATCGATATGCCAGCTGGTCCAAGTGAAGTTCTTGTTGTCTGTGATGAAGATgcagatgatgattttgTTGCCAGTGACTTACTATCACAAGCTGAACATGGTATCGATTCTCAAGTTATTCTTGTTGGTGTTAACATTAGTGAAGCTAAAGTGActcaaattcaagaagcTGTAAATAGACAGGCATTAGCATTGCCACGTGTCGACATTGTACGTCAATGTATCGCTCATAGTACCATTATATTATGTGACACTTACGAAGAAGCCTTTGACATGTCTAATAGATATGCTCCAGAACatttaatattacaaaTTAATAACGCTAATGATTATGTTAAACTAGTGGATAACGCCGGTAGTATCTTTGTTGGTTCTTACACCCCAGAATCATGTGGGGATTACTCAAGTGGTACAAACCATACTCTACCTACATATGGTTATGCAAGACAATATAGTGGTGCCAATACTGCTACTTTCCAGAAGTTCATTACTGCTCAAAACGTTACTCCTGAAGgtttagaaaatattggtaaGGCTGTCATGTGTGTTGCCAAGGTCGAAGGTCTTGATGGTCACAGAAATGCTGTCAAGATTAGAATGAGTAAGCTAGGCTTGTTACCAGAAGGATTTAACTAGGATTATCATTCTGATCTTGTAAAAAATTGTTATGATCCTCTCTCAATAAGTCCATGAAAGAAATGTAAAGGCTCAGTGATAAATTAACAAACTATAAATTAGCACCTGATTATATATTAGTTATCTTTGTTAGGTAGCCTTATTAATGACTATAGATTTGATTCTCATTGTAATAAGtaagttttatttttatacaaaatattatgCTTTTAAGACACAGCCGGCTCGGAGCTTCACTTTTTCAAGGTTAGTGGGGAGGTTTCAATAATGTGTTGGTTTAATTTTAGGTGAAAGAGATGATTATGCTTTATTGTGTGACGCCCTGACGGGTTACAAAacaaattccaaaatttatttttttagagtattatttattttgaacGATTAGCAGAGTACAATATGGTACCAGTAATCAATAAAAAGCCTAAGGGAAAACTAATTATATACTCGCAGTTCTCTATGTAATATAGACtatattccaaatattcttaCGTATTTAGTGATAACGTTTCCAGACTCATACAACCCCATTTATTCAAGTTTTGATTTCCaattattctttgtttggttttattttttttgtacTTTAAAAGGAAGGATAACTGGTTAAATAACTCATAAAAGCATTTctatttataatatattaattaaatttaatgttGGAATAGATTCTTAAAATGATAACAAcataaaatattcaaataaaaaataaatattatattttttgtctccaaaatccaaattaattgaatttttagCTTACAATAATGGCAATACTTGAAATAGAGGACACATATTTAGCAGGTAGCATCTACGTGAAgatttatattttaaagGACCTATTCAAAGATCATGCGCAAGCGCCCTGTCCCGGGCAGACTGAAAATCCAGTTCATGGGCCATCCCGAcatgatgaattaaaaCGTTTCTCATAAACTCATCTGAGCCGTCATTCCGATAAAAATATGTATAAGATACAACATGGGGACAAATATTTATACAGCAACTTTTAGCCCCATAGCCCACTATATGTTAAAGAAGACATTTTATTCTCCTTCGTGGGTCGTTATACAACTCTTGACTCGTGCCAGTAGAACCATCACTTAATACGGCAAGCCTATCGATGGgagattgaaaaattattagaagaagaaaccatATTaaccattatttaaatattaatcaGGATCTATTAAAGGACAAGTAGTTCGTCAAACGATCGTAGCAGGACACCATGAATGCTAATGATGAACTGAGTAAGATAGACTGTATGAAGAACGGGTTCCTAGTGATACCCTTCAAACTCCCAGAAGTATTAAAGAAACCAATGTTGAAAGATGCGTTCCATTACATGTTCATTAAGAAACATCAAACAAAACAAGAAAGTGAGATGAATAGTCTTTTCGTGGTCAATATTCCTCTTTTGACAAACTTAGATATAATGAAAACTGTTACTGCCAAGATTTGTGAAAGATATGATACTATGGCACATGTGGAAAATCTGCTATATAACGACGAATTTGGCctaaatgaaattaatctTTCTGCTCTAACTTCAGATTTATTGACAGACACCAATGATCAAAGCGAATCAAGATTTACTCCAAGGAATACTGCGctgttgaaatttattgatgaatcaagtttaaataattgtttcaatgctttgaaaaaatattctcaaattgatagaaagaagaaagtggaTGAGCTACTTGAATGGGAATTTACCAGCCCCTCCATGAACACGTTTATCAACTTCTATAAACCGattgatttggaatatttgaaaaatgatgtTTATGAacatttgaagatcttTGAACAAAGAGAGTTAGAAGAACAGGAGAATGTACAAAGTTCCATTGTAGACGAAGATGGGTTTACCTTAGTTGTTGGTAAGAATacaaaatcattaaattctATAAGGAAAAAGATCTTGAATAGAAATCCACTATCGAAGtatgaaaataaagtaTCCAAACAAATGCCAAACGCTATTGATAAAAAGGCAAAACAAGACTTCTATAGATTTCAAGTCAGAGAACGtaagaaacaagaaattaatCAGCTACTGAATAAATTTAAGGAAGATCAAGAGAAGATTAAGGTCATGAAGGCTAAAAGGAAGTTCAACCCATATAAATAGATTGAACTCATCACTTTGAATTCCATTACATAACTGAAACCTCTCATTGTATAATATCGAAtgcatcattttcatcaaagTTTATTTACCGTTATTCAGTTTTATTTAAGTATGTGTGTACATTCCTTGGGTCATAGCCTTCCTCCAGGTGTAACATCATCATTTGGCCGGTTCAATGATTCATTATGGCTGGGGATAAAAGTACCATCTCCATTGTCATTATCGTTTACATTGCCTAGGGacaattcttcaaaatcaccTCTTCGTCTTAGCATAATTGCAGGATGCAAGCCCTGCTGTTTCAAGTTTTTAAATATGAGGACAggtttttcatttaattccaatattctttcttgatCTCCATAACAAATTACTAACACATACTGTTTCCAATCTTTGTCATTTAAGTTATGTCTCTTCATTGCATTTTTAAGTATTCTTTCACATGAATCTTCTTTAGAAGCCctcaattgtttcaaaggTTCCGCTGTCGTGCCTGGTGTGCTGACCACTGAACCCATCATGTTATTCACTGAAGATGATGTTGATACGGATCTTACCATTTCTGGTTTACTAATATACCTGTTACTATTGCTTCTTTGTACTGTAGAAACTGAATATGTAGGCGACGTAGCAGCAGAATCCCCAGCCGACATAGAGGGAGATTGGGATGACACACTTGCCGTTGATGGCCTATGGGTCAAGGTTTGGGGAAATatttgttgctgttgctgctgaGCAAGCAATGTAGAACTATCAGTTGAGTTAACAGTCTTAACCATTTCCAGTATATCTGTTCTTAATGCTGaatattgaatttggaaCTCCTGTAATTTTTGAGATACTGTGGAATAAAGATCCTTTAAAATTATCAACGATTTCTCCtgtctttcttcaaataattgcGAGTCATCGGTAGATTTCTTGGAGAAATCAGCTTTATTACTATCCTGGTCACTTATTAGTTTATTCAATGCTATTTTTAGTTTAATTGCCCTTTTTAAGTCATTAGAACATAATTCTTTACAGTCATTCATTGTCAATTCAGATAATACATCTCCAGAGATAGAGTTTATCTTCAGCTGTTGACAAAGGGAATCACTTTCAGCCAATGACAGTTCCATGGAGCACCAAGTGACTACTTCTTGGACTGACCAATGTTCGTAGTTCTCCTGCTTCAACGGGGTACTGCTCGTAGAGTCTGTTTCTGACATTAGTTGAGACTCATTATACTGCTCAATAAGAGAAATACCTGATATGCGACTGGACACGTTAGACATTGCTGCTGCCGACAAGATTCTATGGTTTTAATATAACTTTTCTTTCATTGAAGAGGCTGTTCTATAATTTTCCGcattgataattttttgaagatcttCAAACTCATCCTTAATCTATTAATACTACAAATGGAGCAAAATGTTAAAAATTGTAAGAAACAGCTCTAAAGCACTCTCTATCTTTACTACTCGTCATATATCAAGTACAAGGTTTGTAATGTCCTCTAATAATACGTCATGGAACCCTTCACTAAGCAAAGAACAACTAGCCGTCCTTAGAGACAAAGGTACTGAACCTGCCAATTCTGGGAAATACTTGCATAATAAGGAGACTGGCGTTTACACATGCGCTAATTGTGGGAACGCTCTTTATAAGAGTGATACCAAGTTTGATTCTCAGTGTGGATGGCCCTCCTTTTACAAAGAATTCAATAAGGATTCGTTAAAGTACAATGAGGATGTTAGTCATGGGATGCAGAGAATTGAGGTAACTTGTCAAAAGTGCGGTGGCCATTTGGGTCACGTCTTTAAAGGAGAAGGTTGGACCAAGTCATTGGGACTCCCCATTGATGAAAGGCATTGTATCAACAgtttatcattaaatttcaagaagGTTTGAAAGAAATGCGATGCattcatttaatattcGGTTAAAGTTGTTATATAcgaataaatatatatgttagtaataatattacaagTTTGTTCTCCCAGTTAGATCACATTGTGGTCAGCGAACGGATCTGTTTCCACTGATTGGGCATGAGAGACTGAGTCTGTATAGATATTTGGACGTCTTACCTGCTCCTCTTCGAAATCACTGTCACTATCATAACTATCGTCGTCATCGTCGTCATCGTCTTCACCCACATCAGATTGGGAACCGCCACTCTTGTCATCATATAAAGTCAATGCCTTCACCAATTCGTCATTGGCATACAATAGGGAGCCCAGATAATCACCTTCAGTAACCAGTTGCAAATATCTCAAAACTTTTCTTCTAATGGCTCTAGCCTGAATAAATTTGCTTGTAcaattttcatcatctagAGCACTCATACCACTGGGTAAAACAATTAATGCATTTTGTAAGGCCACAGCCGCTGCTAATGAATCACTTATTATTTGACTAATTTTTGGGCCTtcctttttcaaatcaatttGAGGAATTCTATACTTCCTGTCTGCTGGTTGCAAATTAGTCCTCTGTGAACTACCTCTCCCGGAAGTGGTACTGACCGATCTATAGACAGATTCATCAGCTGAATCATTTAAGAAACCCGATCTTTTCTTACCTTGTTGTTTTCTACGATTCCTTCTACTACGTTTGGTGTCTCTCACTGCAAACCTTGAACCTGACCCTAACAACCCACcattggaagaagaattagacGTGCCGACATTCTTCCGTAGTTTTTGGTCCTTCAATTTATCAGTCAAATCGAACAATCCCTGATAACACCTCGAATTATACGCTCTATTTTGCACCAAAAATtgattccatttcttcatataCCTTAGGGTAATCCTAACCACTTCCAAATCAAATCCATAAGAGGATTCATTCACAGCCATCGCTTCCAAGagtttcaataatttttcatcattaaacATGGCAGAGTACCTCAATTCCTGAACAATGATCAAATCCAACAATGCCAATGCTCTCTTCTGCTGCTCTACCTGCCCATACTTCAACCTCTTTCTGATGGCTCTAGCAGCCTCCTCCTGATTCAGAGTGTATGTGTAATCATTAGCTTCTCTATAATTGTCGATCAAATCGATCAACGTGGGCAATTCTATCTCTAAAGAGGTGGAATCATCGGAGATGGCCCTGAAGACCAAGTCCGTAATTGCTGTGTGTTGGTGATCTGTCAGAAACCCCATTGCCTGCTACTAATCTTGAGTTAACGTAGAGAACTGTTTTATTCACCAGAGGGAATGTATATATACAATATTGCATTGTTTAATCTGGGCCACCCCTTGCAACAACCCTAAGGGCTGGATAAGCTATAGATAAGGGCTTACTTAAAAACATTAAACCTTTTAGGGTTTGTATATTAGGGCAAACTACCCCGGTTTTGATGTAAATATCCGTTGCAAGCGACGAATGAAAACTGTGGTTCCCCCTGTAAATTAAGAGACCGTATAGTATATATACGGTATTATATTACACAATTCAATTCGTAAGCGTTTAAAACACTAAAAGGATACATATTAACTACTCAAACTGTTTTCTTCTGTGACAAGAAGCTCGCttaaattatcatcaacTTCATACACTCGAAGCATCCTCAAACTCACAACATCCCCTCAAACAAGAATTAATCTACAACAAACAAGAATGGTCTCTCAAGAAACAATCAACCACGTCAAGCAATTAAtcaatgaaaaggaaatcTTTGTTGCCTCCAAGACCTACTGTCCTCACAGTTTTGCCGCTATAAAGACTTTGTTCGAAGAATTGAAAGTCCCTAAATCTAAGGGTTTGGTACTTCAATTAAACGAAATGGACGATGGTGCCGATATTCAAGAAGCTTTGTTCGAATTGAGCGGACAGAAGACCGTCCCAAACATTTATATCAATGGGAAACACATTGGTGGTAATGATAACTTgcaagatttgaaagaatctggggaattggaagatttattagAACCAATCCTAGATTAAACGAATTCATAAACGCATTTGCTTGACTACCCGTCAAGCTTATATAACATCATtataatcatcatcattaccATGTGTTAGACATTTTATATACATAACTATACTGTGTAAAAgtcaaaaggaaaatatgCAATTATGTAAGTTAATGAACGAAAACtatgaatttttgaaaatccacaaatataagaaaaaagCACGCAATTAGAGTTTAAACACCCACTTTGCCGAACAGATAAATCAACATCTAAATCCATAAAATAGCAAGGAAGGATGGTCTCCCAGGAAACAATTAACCACGTTAAGCAATTGATCAACGAGAAGGAAATTTTCGTTGCTTCCAAGACTTATTGCCCCTATTGCCATGCAACCATTAAGACTTTGTTCAAAGAACTAAATGTTCCTAAGTCAAAAGCCTTAGTGTtgcaattgaatgaaatgGATGATGGTGCTGAAATCCAACAAGccttatttgaaattaatggCCAAAAGACCgttccaaatatttacatCAATGGTAAGCACGTTGGTGGGAACGATAAATTGCAAGACTTGAAAGAATCTGgtgaattggaagatttattggAGCCAATCTTGGAGTAATGCGCATATTCTAATCATGTCATTCTTATTCGTcataaattgaaacaattatataaatattgaatattctATTTATAcgttaatgaaattttatcTATCTAACATTATAATGAGCTCAAAAATGCGGTTTCTGCATCAGGATACCATTCGGATCCTCCAAATTCTGTTTGCATGACTAAatcctttttctttatcCTCCTGTATCCTTTACCACGACCTCTACTTTCATACCTTATatcgtcatcttcattatcatcatcattcagGTCATAGCCTTGCTCATGAGCAAGTTCTTTGGCAATCTTGGCCTCTTCTCTCTTTTGATCACTCTTGATAACGTCAAGAACAGAAGCTGCATATGACATTGGTAAGATAtttgattcttctttatcacGTCTTATCCAATCTCTAATCCTAGAAGCCATTAAATCAAGTTCATCTAACCCATTCATTCGTCTAAAATTGAAGTCACATAGTTTTAAGATTAAATGTAATGTGTAAAAGGAGTCATTACCAG is a genomic window containing:
- the BIK1 gene encoding Bik1p (ancestral locus Anc_1.46) is translated as MTSVNVERYQKKIGCFIQIPNIGRGKLKYVGPVDTKPGIFVGVDLLANIGKNDGSFQGRRYFDTEYSNSGLFIQLQKVASVIDNASFNTTINHHNGYGLDGIRNSSRRSTLNANPGLESQQRSMTRKHSRISSVGSTGSTVRKQLSLSSMQDPRSPTPMRLNEHNNDELNENLFAHITSHNEADEMDIDPPSSAVRRTRRSIDTDITPNEYEIKLEKQRREISQYKKLLDDQRIVLEEIQPTIDSYENSLHELELQVQKLNEQLQYERDQQNKQKQYFETEHEQLLAVVEQLHEEIQENEKRFTQPNTNSSTVDVASITSELEKLKAYKEETDSAKVKWDKEREQLKMHNQSLSKELMQLMMSDDGSANDNNDKSGKESKEEAERLRREVDSLKKQLKEVTRHQDTTLQSNDNTPKEKELTAPTIESLPVYKPPAKIDASAGRELWCVLCERDGHESIDCPFELPPPAPEDTASNGMNMKEPVYF
- the HIS4 gene encoding trifunctional histidinol dehydrogenase/phosphoribosyl-AMP cyclohydrolase/phosphoribosyl-ATP diphosphatase (ancestral locus Anc_1.45): MGLSFIPLFGANATETIAQKPFVALTGQALVDADELSKQDILSFIKSFNTTFNSISLKINDSTKFTNEDLIELLNNGITALFIIDNNTYASEVGNSINISKERLITSTSLKIIPASQLTAETFYNELLSQLKTDRKDDLYTTLVVDTNERSLGLVYSSKESIKLAIEKSQGVYYSRSRKGIWIKGETSGNRQILKQISIDCDGDALQFVVEQVNDAFCHLNTNTCFGDYQYGLLELQKVLSQRLVDAEVGSYTKRLFNDDELLNAKIKEEAEELTEAQTKDEVAWEAADLFYFAMTKLVSKGVTLKDVETNLKLKHLKVTRRKGDAKEKFLPKKQAETETSKKEIDPSAPIYLNVVKSTDKEGVIKAVTRPIQKTDDIMHLVNPIIENVKNKGDSALIEYTAKFDGVHLTTPVLEAPFPEEYLEGLTEEMKQALDLSIENVRKFHAAQLQLEPLVVETQPGVICSRFPRPIEKVGLYIPGGTAVLPSTALMLGVPAQVAECKEIVFASPPRKSDGRVSPEVVYVAIKCGASKIVLAGGAQAVAAMAYGTESVPKVDKILGPGNQFVTAAKMYVQNDTQALCSIDMPAGPSEVLVVCDEDADDDFVASDLLSQAEHGIDSQVILVGVNISEAKVTQIQEAVNRQALALPRVDIVRQCIAHSTIILCDTYEEAFDMSNRYAPEHLILQINNANDYVKLVDNAGSIFVGSYTPESCGDYSSGTNHTLPTYGYARQYSGANTATFQKFITAQNVTPEGLENIGKAVMCVAKVEGLDGHRNAVKIRMSKLGLLPEGFN
- the MXR2 gene encoding peptide-methionine (R)-S-oxide reductase (ancestral locus Anc_1.40); translation: MLKIVRNSSKALSIFTTRHISSTRFVMSSNNTSWNPSLSKEQLAVLRDKGTEPANSGKYLHNKETGVYTCANCGNALYKSDTKFDSQCGWPSFYKEFNKDSLKYNEDVSHGMQRIEVTCQKCGGHLGHVFKGEGWTKSLGLPIDERHCINSLSLNFKKV
- the LSB5 gene encoding Lsb5p (ancestral locus Anc_1.39), encoding MGFLTDHQHTAITDLVFRAISDDSTSLEIELPTLIDLIDNYREANDYTYTLNQEEAARAIRKRLKYGQVEQQKRALALLDLIIVQELRYSAMFNDEKLLKLLEAMAVNESSYGFDLEVVRITLRYMKKWNQFLVQNRAYNSRCYQGLFDLTDKLKDQKLRKNVGTSNSSSNGGLLGSGSRFAVRDTKRSRRNRRKQQGKKRSGFLNDSADESVYRSVSTTSGRGSSQRTNLQPADRKYRIPQIDLKKEGPKISQIISDSLAAAVALQNALIVLPSGMSALDDENCTSKFIQARAIRRKVLRYLQLVTEGDYLGSLLYANDELVKALTLYDDKSGGSQSDVGEDDDDDDDDSYDSDSDFEEEQVRRPNIYTDSVSHAQSVETDPFADHNVI
- the GRX1 gene encoding dithiol glutaredoxin GRX1 (ancestral locus Anc_1.38), which encodes MVSQETINHVKQLINEKEIFVASKTYCPYCHATIKTLFKELNVPKSKALVLQLNEMDDGAEIQQALFEINGQKTVPNIYINGKHVGGNDKLQDLKESGELEDLLEPILE
- the STE50 gene encoding Ste50p (ancestral locus Anc_1.42); translation: MSNVSSRISGISLIEQYNESQLMSETDSTSSTPLKQENYEHWSVQEVVTWCSMELSLAESDSLCQQLKINSISGDVLSELTMNDCKELCSNDLKRAIKLKIALNKLISDQDSNKADFSKKSTDDSQLFEERQEKSLIILKDLYSTVSQKLQEFQIQYSALRTDILEMVKTVNSTDSSTLLAQQQQQQIFPQTLTHRPSTASVSSQSPSMSAGDSAATSPTYSVSTVQRSNSNRYISKPEMVRSVSTSSSVNNMMGSVVSTPGTTAEPLKQLRASKEDSCERILKNAMKRHNLNDKDWKQYVLVICYGDQERILELNEKPVLIFKNLKQQGLHPAIMLRRRGDFEELSLGNVNDNDNGDGTFIPSHNESLNRPNDDVTPGGRL
- the RRP7 gene encoding Rrp7p (ancestral locus Anc_1.43); this translates as MNANDELSKIDCMKNGFLVIPFKLPEVLKKPMLKDAFHYMFIKKHQTKQESEMNSLFVVNIPLLTNLDIMKTVTAKICERYDTMAHVENLLYNDEFGLNEINLSALTSDLLTDTNDQSESRFTPRNTALLKFIDESSLNNCFNALKKYSQIDRKKKVDELLEWEFTSPSMNTFINFYKPIDLEYLKNDVYEHLKIFEQRELEEQENVQSSIVDEDGFTLVVGKNTKSLNSIRKKILNRNPLSKYENKVSKQMPNAIDKKAKQDFYRFQVRERKKQEINQLLNKFKEDQEKIKVMKAKRKFNPYK